A window of Tautonia plasticadhaerens contains these coding sequences:
- a CDS encoding prenyltransferase/squalene oxidase repeat-containing protein translates to MFLLMLSAAVASTTTGPEAPEARAVAYLAAEVPRWRGENGCASCHHNGDGARALYRARALGMAVPESGTADSTAWLRRPESWEDNGGDGAFSDTRLARIQFARALAGAIEAGAVGDRSTLDRAARLLAEDQGPDGSWPLDGPDTLGSPATYGWSLATLAARDVLSAADPVRHRPRIDAATAWLRARPIRTVMDASVELLRRDDPGVPGVARRRELALDLLRRSVSSDGGWGPYETSPPEAFDTALAVLALSATGDDQAGRLAGRGREFLIASQLPSGGWVGTTRPSGNESLAQHTSTTAWATLALLETRPTGEETSGD, encoded by the coding sequence ATGTTCCTCCTGATGCTCTCCGCCGCGGTCGCCTCGACGACGACCGGGCCCGAGGCCCCCGAGGCCCGGGCGGTCGCCTACCTCGCGGCGGAGGTCCCCCGCTGGAGGGGGGAGAATGGCTGCGCCTCGTGCCACCACAACGGGGACGGGGCGAGGGCGCTCTACCGGGCGAGGGCCCTGGGGATGGCCGTCCCCGAGTCGGGCACGGCGGACTCGACCGCGTGGCTGCGCCGTCCCGAATCCTGGGAAGACAACGGCGGCGACGGGGCGTTCAGCGACACACGGCTCGCCCGCATCCAGTTCGCCCGGGCCCTGGCCGGGGCGATCGAGGCGGGGGCGGTCGGGGATCGCTCGACGTTGGACCGAGCGGCCCGGCTCCTCGCCGAGGACCAGGGGCCCGACGGCTCCTGGCCGCTCGACGGGCCGGACACTCTGGGATCGCCGGCGACCTACGGCTGGTCGCTCGCCACCCTGGCCGCCCGGGACGTGCTCTCCGCGGCCGACCCCGTCCGCCATCGCCCCCGGATCGATGCCGCGACCGCCTGGCTCCGAGCCCGGCCGATCCGGACGGTGATGGACGCCTCGGTCGAGCTCCTCCGCCGGGATGACCCGGGCGTGCCCGGGGTCGCCCGACGGCGAGAGCTGGCGCTCGACCTGCTCCGCCGCTCGGTCTCGTCCGACGGCGGCTGGGGGCCCTACGAGACCTCCCCGCCGGAAGCCTTCGACACCGCCCTCGCCGTGCTCGCGCTCTCGGCGACGGGGGACGATCAGGCCGGGCGGCTCGCCGGCCGGGGCCGGGAGTTCCTGATCGCCTCGCAGCTCCCCTCGGGGGGCTGGGTCGGGACGACAAGGCCTTCGGGCAACGAGAGCCTCGCCCAGCACACGTCGACGACCGCCTGGGCGACGCTCGCCCTGCTCGAGACGCGACCGACCGGGGAGGAAACGTCCGGGGATTGA
- a CDS encoding DUF1553 domain-containing protein: MRRRGQWTFGSFWVAAASLVLPAVAPASDGFDHWAFAPPDRPEPPGVDDESWPRVPIDRFILAGLESFEVRPAPEADRLTLLRRLSFDLTGLPPTPEQIDEFLDDASPGAYGRLIDRLLDSPHYGERMAQHWLDLARYADTDGFEFDHVRPDMWRYRDWVVDAFNDDLPYDQFLALQMAGDELEPGNPEAAVATGFHRCYPDMVDMNDQRERRQIALDDITETTGLVFLGLTIGCARCHDHKFDPISQLDFYRLQSFFTPAQFDDEFVIAPPGRREDHEQAVRAWREGLAEVRSALIRLEGPARDALEPGPPPGLDDETAAAFGTVESDRSPEQVRRVFEALETDRRIDPSRLAGALGPGRVAERDALRGRLARLDAAEPPPLPRARVLAESSPEARPTHLLIRGQFGREGPEVQPGFPGVLADRDDGPVIAPKPASTGRRSVLAAWLTTPDHPLTGRVMVNRLWQIHFGRGIVSTPSDFGTMGMPPSHPGLLDWLAAELPARGWSLKAMHRLIVTSATYRMSTRFDPEADSVDPENELFWRHQRRRLDGEAIRDALLAASGLLVPDLGGPPVYPELPPELDAIGRKGDVWPVSPRNEDRNRRSLYVFVRRNLRYPFFEAFDRPDTNASCPLRAETTIAPQALALLNDRIAHDAARGLADRIAREAGPDADSMVDHAFRLTLGRPPDPAERRLAAGYLGELGPDGWISFCLALLNLNEFVYLD; encoded by the coding sequence ATGAGACGCCGAGGCCAATGGACCTTCGGATCGTTCTGGGTGGCCGCCGCGTCCCTCGTCCTCCCCGCGGTCGCCCCGGCCTCGGACGGTTTCGACCACTGGGCCTTCGCCCCACCCGACCGGCCCGAGCCGCCGGGGGTCGACGACGAGTCCTGGCCCCGGGTCCCGATCGACCGATTCATCCTCGCCGGGCTGGAGTCCTTCGAGGTCCGGCCCGCCCCCGAGGCCGACCGCCTCACGCTGCTCCGTCGCCTGTCGTTCGACCTGACCGGCCTGCCGCCGACACCGGAACAAATCGACGAATTCCTCGATGACGCTTCACCCGGGGCGTACGGGCGTCTGATAGACCGGCTGCTCGACTCGCCGCACTACGGCGAGCGGATGGCCCAGCATTGGCTCGACCTCGCCCGCTACGCCGACACCGACGGCTTCGAGTTCGACCACGTCCGGCCCGACATGTGGCGCTACCGCGACTGGGTGGTCGACGCCTTCAACGACGACCTCCCCTACGACCAGTTCCTCGCCCTCCAGATGGCCGGGGACGAGCTGGAGCCGGGGAATCCCGAGGCGGCCGTCGCCACGGGGTTCCACCGCTGCTATCCCGACATGGTCGACATGAACGACCAGCGGGAACGCCGGCAGATCGCGCTGGACGACATTACCGAGACGACGGGGCTGGTCTTCCTGGGCCTGACGATCGGCTGCGCCCGCTGCCACGACCACAAATTCGACCCCATCTCCCAGCTCGACTTCTATCGCCTGCAGTCGTTCTTCACCCCGGCCCAGTTCGACGACGAGTTCGTCATCGCCCCCCCGGGCCGTCGGGAGGACCACGAGCAGGCCGTCCGGGCCTGGCGGGAGGGCCTCGCCGAGGTCCGCTCCGCCCTGATCCGGCTGGAAGGACCGGCGAGGGACGCGCTGGAACCGGGGCCCCCCCCGGGGCTGGACGACGAGACGGCGGCCGCGTTCGGGACGGTCGAATCGGATAGATCCCCCGAGCAGGTCCGGCGCGTCTTCGAGGCGCTGGAAACGGATCGTCGGATCGACCCCTCGCGGCTCGCCGGGGCGTTGGGACCCGGTCGGGTCGCCGAGCGGGACGCACTCAGGGGCCGCCTGGCCCGCCTCGATGCGGCCGAGCCGCCCCCCCTGCCCCGGGCCCGGGTCCTGGCGGAGTCGTCCCCCGAGGCGAGGCCGACGCACCTGCTGATCCGGGGGCAGTTCGGCCGGGAGGGGCCGGAGGTGCAACCGGGATTCCCGGGCGTCCTGGCCGACCGAGACGACGGGCCGGTCATCGCGCCGAAACCGGCCTCAACCGGGCGACGCTCGGTCCTCGCCGCCTGGCTCACCACGCCCGACCACCCGCTGACGGGCCGGGTCATGGTCAACCGGCTCTGGCAGATACACTTCGGCCGGGGGATCGTGTCCACCCCCAGCGACTTCGGCACGATGGGCATGCCACCGTCGCACCCGGGTCTGCTCGACTGGCTCGCCGCCGAGTTGCCCGCCCGGGGCTGGAGCCTCAAGGCGATGCATCGGCTGATCGTGACGAGCGCGACCTACCGGATGTCGACCCGGTTCGATCCGGAAGCGGACTCGGTCGATCCGGAGAACGAGCTGTTCTGGCGACACCAACGCCGGAGGCTCGACGGCGAGGCGATCCGGGACGCGCTGCTCGCCGCCTCCGGCCTGCTGGTGCCCGACCTGGGAGGCCCGCCAGTCTACCCCGAGCTGCCGCCGGAGCTGGACGCGATCGGCCGGAAGGGGGACGTCTGGCCGGTCTCCCCCAGGAACGAGGACCGCAACCGTCGGAGCCTCTACGTGTTCGTCCGCAGGAACCTGAGATACCCGTTCTTCGAGGCGTTCGACCGACCGGACACCAACGCCAGTTGCCCGCTCCGGGCCGAGACGACGATCGCCCCCCAGGCCCTCGCCCTGCTCAACGACCGGATCGCCCACGACGCCGCGCGGGGCCTGGCCGACCGGATCGCCCGGGAGGCCGGCCCCGACGCCGACTCCATGGTCGATCACGCCTTCCGGCTCACGCTGGGCCGCCCGCCCGACCCGGCCGAGCGTCGGCTGGCGGCCGGCTACCTCGGCGAGCTCGGGCCCGACGGGTGGATCTCCTTCTGCCTGGCACTCCTGAATCTGAACGAATTCGTCTACCTCGATTGA
- a CDS encoding DUF1501 domain-containing protein, with product MRRHPESAGSMAGASRRGFLREAGGGFGLLALSWMLRQERAMASSGPSADPLAPRPPHFGPKVDSVIYLFMHGGPSHLETFDPKPGLRRLHGEPLPESFGPVATRRKVAHNPLLGSKRAFRPHGESGIEVSDFFPHLAGCVDDLAVVRSCWADSVNHPQAVYQMNTGSILMGRPSLGSWVGYGLGSESRDLPGFVVLPDPAGGIKGGPPAYGNGFLPASYQGTVMRPGDDPLLNLRPPDGTMSRAGQRRMLDLVGVFNDRHLESRAEDGELEARIQSYELAFRMQSAAPEAVDLSREPAETQELYGLDDPTTRDFGARCLLARRLVERGVRFVQLYSGGIVGWDAHEDVESNHADLCSKTDRPIAALLIDLKRRGMLDRTLVIWGGEFGRMPMSESGSGRDHNPHGFTTWLAGGGIKGGTVHGATDPVGLRAEVDRVHVHDLHATILHLLGLDHTRLTFFHNGREHRLTDVAGEVITPILA from the coding sequence ATGAGACGGCATCCCGAATCGGCCGGGTCGATGGCCGGGGCGTCCCGCCGGGGATTCCTCCGAGAGGCGGGGGGCGGCTTCGGCCTGCTGGCGCTCTCCTGGATGCTCCGGCAGGAGCGGGCGATGGCGTCGTCGGGGCCGTCGGCCGACCCGCTCGCCCCGAGGCCGCCGCACTTCGGACCCAAGGTGGATTCGGTCATCTACCTGTTCATGCACGGCGGGCCGAGCCACCTGGAGACGTTCGACCCGAAGCCGGGACTCCGACGCCTGCATGGAGAGCCCCTGCCGGAGAGCTTCGGGCCGGTCGCCACGAGGCGGAAGGTGGCGCACAACCCGCTGCTCGGCTCGAAGAGGGCGTTCCGCCCCCATGGGGAGAGCGGCATCGAGGTCTCGGATTTCTTCCCGCACCTGGCAGGGTGCGTCGACGACCTCGCGGTGGTCCGGTCCTGCTGGGCCGACAGCGTGAACCACCCCCAGGCCGTCTACCAGATGAACACCGGTTCGATCCTGATGGGGCGGCCGAGCCTCGGGTCGTGGGTCGGCTACGGGCTGGGGTCGGAGAGCCGGGACCTGCCCGGCTTCGTCGTGCTGCCCGACCCGGCAGGGGGCATCAAGGGGGGCCCCCCCGCTTATGGGAACGGCTTCCTGCCCGCCAGCTACCAGGGGACCGTCATGCGCCCCGGGGACGATCCCCTGCTCAACCTCCGGCCCCCCGACGGGACGATGTCCCGGGCCGGGCAGCGGCGGATGCTCGACCTCGTCGGCGTCTTCAATGACCGGCACCTGGAATCGAGGGCCGAGGACGGCGAGCTGGAGGCCCGGATTCAGTCGTACGAGCTGGCCTTCCGAATGCAATCCGCCGCGCCGGAGGCGGTCGACCTCTCCCGAGAACCCGCCGAGACGCAGGAACTTTACGGGCTGGACGACCCCACCACCCGGGACTTCGGCGCCCGATGCCTGCTCGCCCGCCGGCTGGTGGAGCGGGGGGTCCGGTTCGTGCAGCTCTATTCGGGGGGGATCGTCGGCTGGGACGCGCATGAGGACGTCGAGTCGAACCACGCCGACCTGTGCTCGAAGACGGACCGGCCCATCGCCGCCCTGCTGATCGACCTGAAGCGCCGAGGGATGCTCGACCGCACGCTGGTCATCTGGGGGGGGGAGTTCGGCCGGATGCCGATGTCCGAGAGCGGCTCGGGGCGCGACCACAACCCGCACGGCTTCACCACCTGGCTCGCCGGGGGGGGGATCAAGGGGGGCACCGTCCACGGCGCGACCGACCCCGTCGGGCTGAGGGCCGAGGTCGACCGCGTCCACGTCCACGACCTCCACGCGACGATCCTCCACCTACTCGGGCTCGACCACACCCGGCTCACCTTCTTCCACAACGGCCGGGAGCACCGGCTAACGGACGTCGCCGGAGAGGTCATCACGCCGATCCTGGCATGA
- a CDS encoding nucleotide pyrophosphohydrolase, whose translation MNDAETPVRELMDLVLRFSRERDWEQFHHPKDLGLCLAIEVGEALEHFRFRSEEQTREALADPALKRELAHELADCLWALLRLADVCTIDLSAALEEKVALAAVKYPADLASGRSDKYTAYVRGDEESEPDDPEPI comes from the coding sequence ATGAACGACGCCGAGACCCCCGTCCGGGAGCTGATGGACCTGGTCCTCCGCTTCTCCCGGGAGCGAGACTGGGAGCAGTTCCACCACCCCAAGGACCTGGGCCTCTGCCTGGCGATCGAGGTGGGCGAGGCGCTGGAACACTTTCGGTTCCGGTCCGAGGAGCAGACCCGGGAAGCCCTGGCCGACCCCGCGCTCAAGCGGGAACTGGCCCACGAGCTGGCAGACTGCCTCTGGGCCTTGCTCCGGCTGGCCGACGTCTGCACCATCGACCTGTCGGCGGCGCTGGAGGAGAAGGTGGCCCTCGCGGCGGTCAAGTACCCGGCCGATCTCGCCTCCGGCCGATCGGACAAATACACCGCCTACGTCCGGGGCGACGAGGAGTCCGAGCCCGATGACCCCGAACCGATTTGA
- a CDS encoding HAD family hydrolase, producing the protein MTPNRFDVITFDCYGTLVDWERGIADAFASEASRKGTTFDGPAIVSAYHRIEPEVQAGTYRSYREILAEAAHRVASAFSWDLEPDHDGFLADSLPDWPPFPDTSDALRRLAEAGFRLGILSNVDGDLLAGTLRRLPDVFDADLIVTAQAVGSYKPAPGHFEEARRRIGARRWMHAAQSDFHDIRPAGELGIPAAWVNRTRAARPSDRPSPMLEVPTLAALADALVSTDPAA; encoded by the coding sequence ATGACCCCGAACCGATTTGACGTGATCACCTTCGACTGCTACGGCACGCTCGTCGACTGGGAACGCGGCATCGCCGACGCCTTCGCCTCCGAGGCGAGCCGGAAGGGCACGACCTTCGACGGCCCGGCGATCGTCTCGGCCTATCATCGGATCGAGCCCGAGGTCCAGGCCGGGACGTACCGATCGTATCGGGAGATCCTCGCCGAGGCGGCCCACCGGGTCGCCTCGGCCTTCTCCTGGGACCTCGAACCCGACCACGACGGGTTCCTCGCCGACAGCCTCCCCGACTGGCCTCCGTTCCCGGACACGTCGGACGCCCTGCGGCGGCTGGCCGAGGCCGGATTCCGGCTCGGGATCCTCTCGAACGTCGACGGGGACCTGCTCGCCGGCACCCTCCGCCGCCTGCCCGACGTCTTCGACGCCGACCTGATCGTGACCGCCCAGGCCGTCGGCTCCTACAAGCCGGCCCCCGGGCATTTCGAGGAGGCCCGCCGCCGGATCGGCGCTCGCCGCTGGATGCATGCCGCGCAGAGCGACTTTCACGACATCCGACCGGCCGGCGAGCTCGGCATCCCCGCCGCCTGGGTCAACCGCACCCGGGCCGCCCGGCCGTCGGATCGGCCCAGCCCGATGCTGGAGGTGCCGACGCTCGCCGCGCTGGCCGATGCCTTGGTCTCGACGGATCCCGCCGCCTGA
- a CDS encoding sulfatase family protein, whose translation MTIRINSTIASLVPLAALVVLLDRPATAQDGAPSRPNIVLFLADDMAWDDSGAYGHPTIKTPNIDALAREGLRFDRAFLTCSSCSPSRSSLITGRYPHATGAEELHWPLPADQVTFVERLKESGYYTAAAGKWHLGDAVKGRFDEIREADPRGFQLPSGDDAEGEPRRSGTLGFDAAGAVQAGCDQWVPVLRDRPRDRPFFLWLAALDPHRDYREGTIPEPHSPEAMVVPPYLPDTPEVRRDLALYCDEISRLDHHVGQVLDELDRQGVADETLVLFLSDNGRPFPRCKTTVYDSGIRTPLIARWPGRIAPGGESGALLSAVDLAPTLLSIAGLEAGPTFQGRDASALFDDPSASIREFAFAEHNWHDYAARKRAVRSDRYKYIRNDDATMPLTPPADAVRSPTFAELKRLRDEGGLGPDQDACFALPRPAEELYDLDADPHELTNLADDPRHAEVLDAMQAALDSWSAETVDAPPVALSGDEFDRESGKPFPNRRRPRLPRPDLTGSAGR comes from the coding sequence ATGACGATCCGAATCAATTCGACGATCGCGTCCCTGGTTCCGCTCGCGGCCCTCGTCGTCCTCCTCGATCGCCCGGCCACCGCCCAGGACGGGGCACCGTCCCGGCCGAACATCGTCCTCTTCCTCGCGGACGACATGGCCTGGGACGACAGCGGCGCGTACGGGCATCCCACCATCAAGACGCCGAACATCGACGCCCTCGCCCGGGAAGGGCTTCGCTTCGACCGCGCCTTCCTGACCTGCAGCTCGTGCAGCCCGAGCCGGTCCAGCCTGATCACCGGCCGGTACCCACACGCCACCGGCGCCGAGGAGCTACACTGGCCCCTGCCGGCGGACCAGGTCACGTTCGTCGAGCGGCTCAAGGAGTCCGGCTATTACACCGCCGCCGCCGGGAAGTGGCACCTGGGCGATGCCGTGAAGGGCCGCTTCGACGAGATCCGGGAGGCCGACCCCCGGGGGTTCCAGCTCCCCTCGGGCGACGACGCCGAGGGCGAGCCCCGGCGATCCGGGACGCTGGGCTTCGACGCCGCCGGGGCCGTCCAGGCGGGTTGCGACCAGTGGGTGCCCGTGCTCCGGGACCGGCCCCGGGACCGGCCGTTCTTCCTCTGGCTCGCGGCGCTCGACCCGCACCGCGACTACCGGGAAGGGACGATCCCCGAGCCGCATTCGCCCGAGGCGATGGTCGTCCCCCCCTACTTGCCCGATACCCCCGAGGTGCGGCGAGACCTGGCGCTGTACTGCGACGAGATCTCCCGGCTCGATCACCACGTCGGGCAGGTCCTCGACGAACTGGACCGGCAGGGGGTGGCCGACGAGACCCTCGTCCTGTTCCTGAGCGACAACGGCCGCCCCTTCCCGAGATGCAAGACGACGGTCTACGACAGCGGCATCCGTACCCCGTTGATCGCCCGGTGGCCGGGCCGGATCGCCCCCGGGGGCGAGAGCGGGGCGCTGCTCAGCGCGGTGGATCTCGCCCCGACGCTGCTCTCGATCGCCGGGCTCGAGGCGGGCCCCACCTTCCAGGGCCGTGACGCCTCCGCGCTGTTCGACGACCCCTCGGCGTCGATCCGCGAGTTCGCGTTCGCCGAGCACAACTGGCACGACTACGCGGCCCGCAAGCGGGCCGTCCGATCGGACCGATACAAGTACATCCGCAATGACGACGCGACCATGCCCCTCACCCCGCCCGCCGACGCCGTCCGCAGCCCGACGTTCGCCGAGCTGAAGCGGCTGCGGGACGAGGGGGGGCTGGGCCCGGATCAGGACGCCTGCTTCGCCCTCCCCCGCCCGGCCGAGGAGCTGTACGACCTGGATGCCGACCCCCACGAGTTGACCAACCTCGCCGACGACCCGAGGCATGCCGAGGTCCTCGACGCGATGCAGGCCGCGCTCGACTCCTGGTCCGCCGAGACCGTCGACGCCCCCCCCGTCGCCCTCAGCGGCGACGAGTTCGACCGGGAATCGGGCAAACCCTTCCCGAATCGCCGCCGCCCGCGGCTCCCGAGGCCCGACCTGACGGGATCCGCGGGACGCTGA